In Exiguobacterium sibiricum 7-3, a genomic segment contains:
- a CDS encoding zinc ribbon domain-containing protein, which translates to MAHCLNCHTPMNDQMIFCPVCGQKNARKGSRFSKKSWVLFLLVFLLLVGGGVFAYTSYQSSQPLFQTSELTRSEADRDEVLPQGFSGTQRSQLADEELEDYLVFDSASPDSLYRFLSTYAQCLPSIDKKDGDWSYYDSNIEDYSPYSDLFYGEKDLTDDELNSFGNRLAFSEDDPYSYVTLQDMTFDSIELIKKNQFDVQTTEIYSRKGFEDEDQQLHKTITNYELSFEDGAYTITSVKRSFKKEIKS; encoded by the coding sequence ATGGCACATTGTTTAAATTGTCATACCCCTATGAATGACCAAATGATTTTCTGTCCTGTTTGTGGACAAAAGAATGCTAGAAAAGGGTCACGTTTTTCTAAAAAATCTTGGGTGTTGTTTTTACTTGTATTCCTACTTTTAGTTGGAGGAGGCGTTTTTGCCTATACAAGCTATCAGTCCTCACAACCTTTGTTTCAGACAAGCGAGTTGACTCGCTCCGAAGCTGACCGCGATGAGGTATTGCCTCAAGGGTTCTCAGGCACGCAGCGTAGTCAGTTAGCAGATGAGGAACTAGAAGACTATCTCGTATTTGACTCCGCTTCACCGGATTCGCTTTATCGTTTCCTAAGCACCTATGCCCAATGTCTTCCTTCTATTGATAAAAAAGATGGGGACTGGAGCTACTACGATTCGAACATCGAAGATTATAGTCCTTATTCCGATCTTTTCTACGGTGAAAAGGATTTGACAGATGATGAGCTTAATTCTTTTGGAAATCGTTTAGCTTTTTCTGAAGATGATCCGTATAGTTATGTGACATTACAAGATATGACGTTCGATTCAATCGAATTAATAAAAAAAAATCAATTCGATGTTCAAACAACCGAAATCTATTCACGTAAAGGTTTTGAAGATGAAGACCAACAGCTACATAAGACGATTACGAACTATGAATTAAGTTTCGAAGATGGAGCATACACAATCACTTCAGTTAAACGCTCATTTAAGAAGGAGATCAAATCATGA